The Micromonospora sediminicola genome contains a region encoding:
- a CDS encoding TetR/AcrR family transcriptional regulator, translating to MTTEKRRAPAGAAVLRGEITSAIRAAVMQELAEVGYGRLSIEAVARRAGVSKTAIYRRWRSKLDLVLDMVSAVAGRNIPLLDTGSLLGDLEILLHVMARALRHRLAAQIIPDLLAEAARNPQIAEKLQAALDDYQQAVGRILIGRAVERGELSPDTDRRVAVDLIVGPVYWRMAISRAPLEPTEVPRMAAAIVAALRVACVGPVRDGVEV from the coding sequence GTGACGACCGAGAAGAGGCGTGCCCCGGCCGGCGCGGCGGTGCTGCGTGGGGAGATCACCAGTGCCATCCGCGCCGCCGTGATGCAGGAGTTGGCCGAGGTCGGCTACGGCCGCCTCTCCATCGAGGCGGTGGCCCGGCGGGCGGGGGTGAGCAAGACCGCCATCTACCGTCGCTGGCGTTCCAAGCTCGACCTGGTGCTGGACATGGTCTCGGCGGTGGCGGGCCGGAACATCCCGCTGCTGGACACCGGCAGCCTCCTCGGTGACCTGGAGATCCTGCTGCACGTGATGGCGCGTGCGTTGCGTCACCGACTGGCCGCGCAGATCATCCCGGACCTGCTGGCCGAGGCGGCCCGCAACCCGCAGATCGCCGAGAAGTTGCAGGCCGCGCTGGACGACTACCAGCAGGCCGTGGGCCGGATCCTGATCGGTCGGGCGGTGGAGCGCGGCGAGCTCTCCCCGGACACCGACCGGCGGGTCGCGGTCGACCTGATCGTCGGGCCGGTCTACTGGCGGATGGCGATCTCCCGGGCCCCGCTGGAGCCCACGGAGGTGCCGCGCATGGCCGCCGCGATCGTCGCCGCGCTCCGGGTAGCATGCGTGGGGCCTGTCCGCGACGGGGTGGAAGTGTGA